Proteins from one Planctomycetia bacterium genomic window:
- a CDS encoding CHAT domain-containing protein, with the protein MATLVHPHPLYFERWFEVSLDRKELDGRRALEIADLAKRHKYLSTQEFGGRLLALRWMLEGPAESLSKLAVIQRQSFLTQFPAYEKLSQHARSIRAELGQLPIVAEDSAALRKQTLKLAELDKANRDLELMLKVMAVRRMPSEIVFPPVRTTEETQKALPDKHALLTFFVGSRSTFGFLMTNDKFGYWPITSAVEVQKKLIAVLQGFGNYDENKVLHKVDLDNTAWQQPSQELFDLLTKDSKAGLPYGFTELAIVPDAGLWYVPFEALYVSSEGKTPKPLLEQLRIRYAPTMGLAVGDTRLRLDKGKALVSLGKLYPGDDDAVAETAFAEFSRAVPLSESIRVKAKLMSSPSLYAGLADRMITFADIVPSPNGPLGAAPMTGDKNSIGGTLGDWVRLPWQGPEQIALPGFHSAAENSLKKASPLDYGNDLFLTVTNLMASGARTILISRWRPGGRTAFDLVREFMQELPYVSATKAWQRAVALSMRSPIALDAEPRVRLESAESPPDARHPFFWAAYMIVDTGTEPAVSADDAAKEVLKIVPKKAEPAAPAKP; encoded by the coding sequence ATGGCGACCCTCGTGCATCCGCATCCGCTGTACTTCGAGCGTTGGTTCGAGGTCTCGCTCGACCGGAAGGAGCTCGATGGCCGTCGCGCGCTGGAAATCGCCGACCTGGCGAAGCGGCATAAATATCTTTCGACGCAGGAATTCGGCGGCCGATTGTTGGCCTTGCGCTGGATGCTCGAAGGCCCGGCGGAGTCGTTGTCGAAGCTTGCCGTGATTCAGCGGCAATCGTTTCTCACGCAGTTCCCGGCCTACGAGAAGCTCTCGCAACACGCACGTTCGATTCGTGCCGAGCTTGGGCAATTGCCGATCGTCGCCGAAGATTCCGCCGCGTTGAGAAAGCAAACGCTGAAACTCGCCGAGCTCGATAAAGCCAATCGCGATCTCGAGCTGATGTTGAAGGTCATGGCGGTTCGACGGATGCCGAGCGAGATCGTCTTCCCTCCTGTTCGCACAACCGAGGAGACGCAAAAAGCCCTGCCAGACAAACACGCTTTGCTTACGTTCTTCGTCGGCTCACGAAGCACGTTCGGCTTCTTGATGACCAACGACAAATTCGGCTATTGGCCGATCACGAGCGCCGTCGAAGTGCAAAAGAAGCTCATTGCGGTGCTGCAAGGCTTCGGCAACTACGATGAAAATAAGGTGCTGCACAAAGTCGACTTAGACAACACCGCGTGGCAGCAACCGTCGCAAGAGCTGTTCGACTTGCTGACGAAAGATTCCAAAGCCGGTCTTCCGTACGGCTTTACCGAGTTGGCGATCGTGCCGGATGCGGGCCTGTGGTATGTGCCGTTCGAGGCGCTCTATGTCTCGTCGGAAGGGAAGACGCCGAAGCCGCTGCTGGAACAGTTGCGCATTCGTTACGCTCCGACGATGGGGCTTGCCGTCGGCGATACTCGGCTCCGCCTCGACAAAGGGAAAGCGCTCGTGAGCCTCGGAAAGCTTTATCCGGGAGACGACGACGCGGTCGCGGAAACGGCGTTCGCCGAGTTCTCGCGCGCGGTCCCGCTTTCGGAATCGATTCGCGTGAAAGCGAAGTTGATGTCGTCGCCGTCGCTGTATGCAGGCCTGGCCGATCGGATGATTACGTTCGCCGATATCGTGCCGAGCCCCAATGGTCCGCTCGGAGCGGCTCCGATGACGGGAGATAAAAACTCGATCGGCGGCACGCTCGGCGATTGGGTTCGCCTGCCGTGGCAAGGACCGGAGCAGATCGCGCTGCCGGGCTTCCATTCCGCGGCCGAGAATTCGCTAAAGAAAGCGTCGCCTCTCGATTACGGCAACGACCTGTTCCTGACCGTGACGAATCTCATGGCGAGCGGCGCGCGCACGATTCTGATCAGCCGCTGGCGGCCCGGTGGGCGCACGGCGTTCGATCTCGTGCGCGAGTTTATGCAGGAGCTTCCGTACGTTTCGGCGACGAAGGCTTGGCAACGGGCCGTGGCGCTCTCGATGCGATCGCCGATCGCGCTCGATGCGGAACCGCGCGTCCGTCTGGAGTCTGCGGAATCCCCCCCCGACGCTCGGCATCCGTTCTTTTGGGCCGCCTATATGATCGTCGATACGGGGACCGAACCGGCCGTGTCGGCCGACGATGCGGCGAAAGAAGTGCTGAAGATCGTTCCTAAGAAAGCGGAACCGGCGGCTCCCGCGAAGCCGTAG
- a CDS encoding RNA-binding protein, with the protein MGKRLYVGNLPYSTTKADLESMFGAFGKVTSAQVIQDRDTGRSKGFAFVEMSTDAEAQAAIAGLNEKEANGRPLTVNEAKPRENSPRGGGGGGGGGGGGGYRRY; encoded by the coding sequence ATGGGCAAGCGATTGTATGTCGGAAATTTACCGTACAGCACGACGAAAGCGGACTTGGAATCGATGTTCGGTGCCTTCGGTAAGGTGACGAGTGCTCAGGTAATCCAAGACCGCGACACCGGCCGTAGCAAAGGGTTCGCTTTCGTCGAAATGTCGACCGATGCGGAAGCGCAAGCCGCGATCGCCGGCCTCAACGAAAAGGAAGCGAACGGCCGGCCGTTGACCGTGAATGAAGCTAAGCCGCGCGAGAACAGTCCGCGCGGCGGTGGTGGAGGGGGCGGAGGAGGCGGCGGTGGCGGATACCGTCGCTACTAA